A region from the Methanofollis liminatans DSM 4140 genome encodes:
- a CDS encoding MFS transporter — protein MKQRLPLLLGVFAVMALSNAVVPVLPSLAEGTALQGAIYSAYFFGAMLTVIPAGILSDRIGRVPLLRAGLVLTLVSGALILVISDPVALLAIRAVEGVAAGLFVPAAMSWINLQPDHEGMSGNFIAALNLGLVSGLVLAGWLTVPAGVLGGVIVFTAFTAVPLLMTVFVGETVGPGRGRADLLGVGRDNFWLYISAIVLIGATGVVTALYPDFTGESAANLGVQLGLMNVATIVASLAASRVHLAPIPTIRVSAVLMAAGVALSFFTPAAFVFIGGIAGVVMIAQINYLAANPGQQGAIMGLFNASSYAGMTLLPFVAGVVAEVESFSAAFAVTAILAALMAVTIGRCRCYLES, from the coding sequence ATGAAGCAGCGCCTCCCCCTCCTGCTCGGTGTCTTTGCCGTCATGGCGCTCTCAAACGCCGTGGTGCCGGTCCTGCCCTCGCTTGCTGAGGGCACCGCCCTGCAGGGCGCCATTTATTCGGCGTATTTTTTTGGGGCGATGCTGACGGTCATTCCGGCCGGAATCCTCTCTGATCGTATCGGGAGGGTGCCGCTGCTCCGGGCCGGGCTTGTGCTCACCCTCGTGAGCGGGGCCCTGATCCTGGTCATATCAGATCCCGTCGCCCTGCTCGCCATCCGTGCGGTGGAGGGGGTCGCCGCCGGCCTCTTCGTGCCTGCGGCGATGTCCTGGATCAATCTCCAGCCCGACCACGAGGGGATGAGCGGCAACTTCATCGCCGCCCTGAACCTCGGGCTGGTCTCCGGTCTTGTCCTGGCCGGCTGGCTCACCGTGCCTGCGGGTGTGCTTGGCGGGGTCATCGTCTTCACCGCCTTCACGGCAGTTCCTCTGCTGATGACGGTCTTTGTGGGGGAGACGGTCGGGCCGGGGCGGGGGCGTGCCGACCTGCTCGGCGTCGGCAGAGATAATTTCTGGCTCTACATCTCGGCGATCGTGCTGATCGGGGCGACCGGGGTGGTGACCGCCCTCTACCCCGACTTCACCGGCGAGTCCGCGGCGAACCTGGGAGTGCAACTCGGGCTGATGAACGTGGCGACGATCGTCGCCTCCCTTGCAGCGTCAAGGGTTCACCTTGCCCCGATCCCGACGATCAGGGTCTCTGCCGTTTTGATGGCGGCGGGGGTGGCGCTCTCGTTCTTTACGCCGGCGGCGTTCGTGTTCATCGGGGGGATCGCCGGTGTGGTGATGATCGCCCAGATCAACTATCTTGCGGCGAATCCCGGACAGCAGGGAGCGATCATGGGGCTCTTCAACGCTTCCAGCTATGCCGGGATGACGCTCTTACCGTTCGTTGCCGGCGTAGTCGCCGAAGTGGA
- a CDS encoding beta-CASP ribonuclease aCPSF1: MLIEDRLKELRDKINTKVPAGITISDVEFEGPELVIYTDDPKKFADQEDLIRVLARELRKRIVVRPNILEDPETAATKIKSVVPDNAGISDIFFDPDTGEVLIEAEKPGIVIGKNGATLRDITKSTCWTPKVVRTPPIESSTVKQVRQYLRSVKDERKTFLRTIGRRIHRDVIAKDQWVRVTTLGCCREVGRAAFLLTTPESRVLIDCGEKPGSTTSTPYLYVPEISPLSSLDAVVLTHAHLDHCALVPLLFKYGYDGPVYSTPPTRDLAAMLQLDYLDVVKKESGRQPYTSNEVKEYIKHSITLNYGSVTDIAPDIKLTFHNAGHILGSAIAHFHLGDGLYNIAFTGDFNYQKTRLFSPAVSTFPRLEALFMESTYGGANALQPAREDAEAKLYDIVTRTIERGGKVIIPAFAVGRSQEVMLALEEGMRKEKIPRVKVYLDGMIKEATAIHTTYPEYLNADLRNQIFRDGMNPFLAECFVQVDSSDLREKVIGGDPCVIVTTSGMLSGGPVMEYLYALAPDERNTLVFVGYQAEGTFGRRLQKGWREIPVGNRETMVVKLDIDTVDGFSGHSDRKQLMGFIQHIQPRPEKIFTIHGDENSTIDLASSIYKRFHIETRSPLNLETYRMV; this comes from the coding sequence ATGTTGATTGAGGACAGACTCAAGGAACTCAGGGATAAGATCAATACCAAGGTCCCGGCCGGGATCACCATCTCTGATGTTGAATTTGAAGGCCCAGAACTGGTCATCTACACCGATGATCCCAAAAAGTTCGCCGACCAGGAGGATCTGATCAGGGTTCTCGCACGGGAACTGCGCAAACGCATCGTCGTACGGCCGAACATCCTCGAAGACCCCGAGACGGCCGCGACGAAGATCAAATCGGTCGTCCCTGACAACGCCGGCATTTCCGATATCTTTTTTGACCCTGACACCGGCGAGGTGCTGATCGAAGCGGAAAAGCCCGGCATTGTCATCGGAAAAAACGGGGCGACGCTGCGCGACATCACCAAGAGCACCTGCTGGACCCCCAAAGTGGTCCGCACCCCGCCGATCGAGAGCTCGACCGTCAAACAGGTCCGTCAGTACCTCAGGTCGGTCAAGGACGAGCGCAAGACGTTCCTGCGCACGATCGGCCGGCGGATCCACCGTGACGTGATCGCAAAGGACCAGTGGGTGCGGGTCACGACCCTCGGCTGCTGCCGAGAGGTCGGACGGGCGGCGTTCCTGCTGACGACACCCGAGAGTCGGGTCCTCATCGACTGCGGCGAAAAGCCCGGGAGCACGACGAGCACCCCGTACCTCTACGTCCCCGAGATCTCGCCCCTCTCCTCGCTCGACGCCGTCGTCCTCACCCATGCCCACCTTGACCACTGCGCACTCGTCCCTCTTCTCTTTAAATATGGTTATGACGGCCCGGTGTACTCGACCCCCCCGACACGCGACCTGGCCGCCATGCTCCAGCTCGACTACCTCGACGTCGTCAAAAAGGAGAGCGGGAGACAGCCGTACACCTCAAACGAGGTGAAAGAGTATATCAAGCACTCGATCACTCTCAACTATGGTTCGGTCACCGACATTGCGCCTGATATCAAACTCACCTTCCATAATGCCGGTCATATCCTCGGTTCGGCGATCGCCCACTTCCACCTTGGCGACGGCCTCTACAACATCGCCTTCACCGGGGACTTCAACTACCAGAAGACCCGTCTCTTCTCCCCGGCGGTCTCGACCTTCCCCCGCCTCGAAGCCCTGTTCATGGAGAGCACCTACGGCGGGGCAAATGCCCTCCAGCCGGCCCGCGAGGACGCGGAGGCAAAGCTCTACGATATCGTGACACGGACGATCGAGCGGGGCGGCAAGGTGATCATCCCTGCCTTCGCCGTCGGTCGGTCCCAGGAGGTCATGCTCGCCCTCGAAGAGGGGATGAGAAAGGAGAAGATCCCGCGGGTGAAGGTCTATCTCGACGGCATGATCAAGGAGGCGACGGCGATCCACACCACCTACCCGGAGTATCTCAATGCGGACCTCCGCAACCAGATCTTCAGGGACGGCATGAACCCCTTCCTTGCGGAATGCTTTGTGCAGGTCGACTCGTCTGATCTGCGCGAGAAGGTGATCGGCGGCGACCCCTGTGTCATCGTCACCACCAGCGGCATGCTCAGCGGCGGTCCGGTTATGGAGTACCTCTACGCCCTCGCCCCTGACGAGCGCAACACGCTCGTCTTCGTCGGCTACCAGGCTGAAGGGACCTTCGGCCGCCGCCTCCAGAAAGGCTGGCGCGAGATCCCGGTCGGCAACCGGGAGACGATGGTCGTGAAACTGGACATCGATACCGTCGACGGTTTCTCCGGTCACTCAGACCGGAAACAGTTGATGGGCTTTATCCAGCATATCCAGCCGAGGCCAGAGAAGATCTTCACGATCCACGGCGACGAGAACAGCACGATCGACCTTGCCAGTTCGATCTACAAGCGCTTCCACATCGAGACGCGCTCGCCCCTGAACCTCGAGACCTACCGTATGGTATAA